A single window of Rhizobium sp. NLR16a DNA harbors:
- a CDS encoding NCS1 family nucleobase:cation symporter-1, producing the protein MSVRNPSPSLYNEDLAPAEERKWGAFSIFNVWTSDVHSLWGYYLAASLFLLCGSFVNFVIAIGIGSLVIFFLMSLVGNAGVRTGVPFPVLARASFGTFGANVPALVRAVVACFWYGAQTAAASGAIVALLIRNESLLAFHQNSHMLGHSTLELICYVIVWALQLLIIQRGMETVRKFQDWAGPAVWIMMLILAIYLVVKSGTFSFGSEIPRDVLIEKTKDAGVPGEPGSIAALAAVAATWITYFAALYLNFCDFSRYATSEKALRKGNLWGLPINLLAFCLVAGVTTTAAFTVYGEVLLHPEMISAKFDSWFLALLAALTFAIATLGINVVANFVSPAFDFANVFPRQINFKRGGYIAALIALVLYPFAPWETGAAHFVNFIGSTMGPIFGIMMVDYYLIRKSQLNVEALYQENGEFRFQNGWHGNAFIAFAVGALFSSILPTFTSILPDWWGTYGWFFGVAIGGAIYFVLRMGARRNPAFAA; encoded by the coding sequence ATGAGCGTACGAAATCCGTCTCCCTCGTTATATAACGAGGATCTTGCACCCGCCGAGGAGCGTAAGTGGGGTGCATTCAGCATCTTCAACGTCTGGACATCGGACGTTCACAGCCTGTGGGGCTATTATCTAGCGGCGAGCCTGTTTCTGCTCTGCGGCAGCTTCGTGAATTTCGTCATCGCCATCGGCATCGGCTCTCTCGTCATCTTCTTCCTGATGAGCCTGGTCGGAAATGCCGGCGTGCGCACCGGTGTCCCTTTTCCGGTTCTGGCGCGCGCCTCCTTCGGCACCTTCGGCGCCAATGTTCCCGCACTCGTCCGGGCGGTGGTCGCCTGCTTCTGGTACGGCGCGCAGACTGCCGCCGCCTCCGGCGCAATCGTTGCCCTGCTGATCCGCAACGAAAGCCTGCTCGCCTTCCACCAGAACAGCCACATGCTCGGCCATTCGACCCTCGAACTCATCTGCTACGTCATCGTCTGGGCGCTGCAGCTGCTGATCATTCAGCGCGGCATGGAAACTGTCCGCAAGTTCCAGGATTGGGCAGGTCCCGCCGTCTGGATCATGATGCTGATCCTGGCCATCTATCTGGTCGTCAAATCAGGCACCTTCTCGTTCGGTTCCGAAATCCCGCGCGACGTGCTGATCGAAAAAACCAAGGATGCCGGCGTGCCGGGCGAGCCGGGCTCGATTGCGGCGCTTGCCGCGGTGGCCGCCACCTGGATCACCTATTTCGCGGCACTCTATCTGAACTTCTGCGATTTCTCGCGTTACGCGACGAGCGAGAAGGCGCTCAGGAAGGGCAATCTCTGGGGCCTACCGATCAACCTGCTGGCATTCTGCCTCGTCGCAGGTGTCACGACCACGGCAGCCTTCACCGTATACGGTGAGGTCCTGCTGCATCCGGAAATGATATCGGCGAAATTCGACAGCTGGTTCCTGGCGCTGCTTGCGGCGCTGACATTCGCGATTGCAACGCTCGGCATCAACGTCGTGGCGAACTTCGTTTCGCCCGCCTTCGACTTTGCCAATGTCTTCCCGCGCCAGATCAACTTCAAGCGCGGCGGATATATCGCCGCGCTGATCGCCCTCGTGCTCTATCCCTTCGCTCCCTGGGAGACGGGTGCTGCGCATTTCGTCAACTTCATCGGTTCGACGATGGGGCCGATCTTCGGCATCATGATGGTCGACTACTATCTCATCAGGAAGAGCCAGCTGAACGTCGAGGCTCTCTACCAGGAGAATGGCGAGTTCCGGTTCCAGAACGGCTGGCACGGCAATGCCTTCATCGCCTTTGCGGTCGGTGCGCTGTTCTCGTCGATCCTGCCGACCTTCACCTCCATCCTGCCGGACTGGTGGGGCACCTATGGCTGGTTCTTCGGCGTCGCCATCGGCGGAGCGATCTATTTCGTGCTGAGGATGGGCGCACGGCGCAATCCGGCCTTCGCCGCATGA
- a CDS encoding efflux RND transporter periplasmic adaptor subunit, translated as MSIRPKIIALLMGAALISSCTKQEESRQEAPRPVLSMTVRQTPATSLGLTGTIQPTIETDLGFRILGRMIARNVNVGDVVKKGDVVAAIDPLALELAVRSAQSDVENSDAQLRNAVTTEQRQRALVESRSGTEASLEEAEQARRTATAAVAKAQANLDKAKEQLGYAQLQAEFDGVVTATSAEVGQVVSAGQTVVTIARPDKRDAVVDVPQAAAQKLEIGAPFEVTLQLEPSIRTRGVVREIAPEAETATRTSRTKIALADPPEAFRLGAVITASATIVADPEIMLPSSAILAGADGASVWIVDVAGKKVTLRRVTIDGKLTDGGTVRVTEGLAPGERVVVAGVHKLQDGQAISIDQEISQ; from the coding sequence GTGAGTATTCGTCCCAAGATAATCGCCCTGTTGATGGGTGCGGCCCTGATCTCCTCCTGCACGAAGCAGGAGGAAAGCAGGCAGGAAGCGCCCCGTCCCGTGCTGTCAATGACGGTCAGGCAGACGCCCGCCACAAGCCTCGGCCTGACCGGCACGATCCAGCCGACCATAGAAACCGATCTAGGCTTCCGGATCCTCGGGCGGATGATCGCCCGCAACGTCAATGTCGGTGATGTCGTCAAGAAGGGTGACGTGGTTGCCGCCATCGATCCGCTGGCGCTGGAGCTTGCCGTGCGCAGCGCCCAGTCCGATGTAGAGAACAGCGACGCTCAGCTCCGAAACGCCGTGACCACGGAGCAGCGCCAGCGCGCGCTTGTTGAATCGCGCTCCGGCACGGAAGCCTCGCTCGAAGAAGCCGAGCAGGCGAGACGGACGGCCACGGCCGCGGTCGCCAAGGCGCAGGCCAACCTCGACAAGGCCAAGGAGCAGCTCGGCTATGCGCAGCTTCAGGCTGAATTCGATGGGGTCGTCACGGCGACTTCGGCTGAGGTCGGCCAGGTCGTGTCGGCCGGCCAGACGGTCGTGACCATCGCCCGGCCGGACAAGCGAGACGCCGTCGTCGACGTGCCCCAGGCCGCTGCGCAGAAACTGGAGATCGGCGCGCCGTTTGAGGTGACGCTGCAGCTCGAGCCTTCGATCCGCACGAGGGGCGTCGTGCGCGAAATCGCGCCGGAGGCGGAGACCGCCACCCGAACGAGTCGGACCAAGATCGCGCTCGCCGATCCGCCTGAAGCCTTCAGGCTCGGCGCGGTCATCACGGCTTCCGCAACCATCGTTGCCGATCCCGAGATCATGCTGCCGTCCTCGGCGATCCTTGCCGGTGCCGACGGCGCCAGTGTCTGGATCGTCGACGTAGCCGGCAAGAAGGTGACGCTACGGCGCGTCACGATCGACGGCAAGTTAACCGACGGCGGCACCGTTCGCGTCACCGAAGGACTCGCTCCCGGAGAGCGGGTGGTCGTTGCCGGCGTGCATAAACTTCAAGATGGCCAAGCCATCAGCATCGACCAGGAGATCAGCCAGTGA
- a CDS encoding HAMP domain-containing methyl-accepting chemotaxis protein, with the protein MRRPNIKSSLLFIVSGIALLFGLVAYLAVDGLQKTNGSTEEIAANWLPSVQASQAISLAMTNLRLAYRDHIIVQAEAEKKSREEAIKAAEDATRKSADAYLQLASSDRERDLIKTIKESVEGYVASSSQLLALSRANKTEEAGQYLGGEMRSYLDKLKEATAALVELNVSGSKKAADLSKETFASIESYLLATIAFAGLIVLGAIVFVLKSIANPITNITASMRHLAEGDTGSEIPFADRADEIGLMAGAVEIFRQAAIANKRLAVEAEENRNRAEADRVAAQMQAEADASERLRIATSGLAAGLKRLASGDLAFQLNEAFAPEFEALRHDFNQSVTQLGATLRAISESIGTIDEGTREISSGAGDLSKRTEQQAASLEETAAALEQITANVSNSSKRTEETRAVATEANRSAGISAEVVSHAEEAMERIEASSQQISNIIGVIDEIAFQTNLLALNAGVEAARAGEAGKGFAVVAQEVRELAQRSAGAAKEIKGLIQNSSREVESGVKLVRDTGQALKTIGGFITQINHHMDSIATSAKEQSIGLSEVNVAVNQMDQTTQQNAAMVEESTAASDSLAQEAQKLRELVAQFRLDEVVSSHSAALRSTAKSMAQPIGRGAIHAVAARR; encoded by the coding sequence ATGCGCCGTCCAAACATTAAATCGAGTTTGCTGTTCATTGTCAGCGGCATAGCTCTCCTTTTCGGGCTCGTTGCCTATCTCGCGGTCGACGGCCTGCAAAAGACGAACGGCTCCACCGAAGAAATCGCCGCCAACTGGCTGCCGAGCGTGCAGGCTTCGCAAGCGATCAGCCTCGCCATGACAAATTTGCGCCTCGCTTACCGCGATCACATTATCGTCCAGGCGGAAGCAGAGAAGAAATCCCGTGAAGAGGCCATTAAGGCCGCCGAAGATGCAACTCGCAAATCGGCAGACGCTTATCTTCAGCTGGCTTCATCCGATCGCGAGCGGGATCTGATCAAGACGATCAAAGAAAGTGTCGAAGGCTACGTCGCCAGCAGTTCGCAGTTGCTTGCTCTTTCCCGTGCAAACAAGACCGAAGAAGCTGGCCAATATCTGGGCGGCGAGATGCGTTCCTATTTGGACAAGCTCAAGGAGGCCACGGCGGCCCTGGTCGAATTGAACGTCAGCGGCAGCAAGAAGGCTGCCGATCTCAGCAAGGAGACCTTCGCCTCCATCGAATCCTACCTCCTTGCAACGATCGCCTTTGCGGGATTGATCGTTCTCGGCGCGATCGTCTTCGTACTGAAGAGCATCGCCAATCCGATTACCAACATCACCGCCTCGATGCGGCATCTCGCCGAAGGCGACACCGGCTCGGAAATTCCTTTTGCCGATCGCGCCGACGAAATCGGATTGATGGCGGGAGCGGTGGAGATTTTCCGCCAGGCCGCGATTGCGAACAAGCGCCTGGCGGTGGAAGCCGAGGAGAACCGCAACAGGGCGGAGGCAGATCGTGTTGCGGCGCAGATGCAGGCGGAAGCCGACGCATCAGAGCGGTTGCGCATCGCCACTTCCGGTCTGGCCGCCGGTCTGAAACGGCTCGCTTCGGGCGATCTCGCTTTCCAGCTCAATGAGGCCTTCGCCCCCGAGTTTGAAGCACTCCGCCATGACTTCAACCAGTCGGTCACGCAGCTTGGCGCGACGCTGAGAGCAATCTCCGAAAGCATCGGCACGATCGACGAAGGCACCCGGGAAATCTCCTCGGGCGCCGGTGATCTTTCGAAACGGACAGAGCAGCAGGCGGCCTCGCTCGAAGAAACGGCGGCCGCATTAGAACAAATCACAGCGAACGTGTCGAACTCCAGCAAGCGGACCGAGGAGACGCGCGCAGTCGCCACCGAGGCAAACCGGAGCGCCGGGATTTCGGCGGAAGTCGTCTCCCATGCGGAGGAAGCGATGGAACGCATCGAGGCCTCGTCGCAGCAGATTTCCAACATCATCGGCGTCATCGACGAAATCGCATTCCAGACCAACCTTCTTGCCCTCAATGCCGGCGTCGAAGCGGCGAGAGCCGGCGAAGCCGGCAAGGGTTTTGCGGTCGTCGCCCAGGAAGTGCGCGAACTCGCACAGCGCTCTGCCGGCGCTGCCAAGGAAATCAAGGGGCTTATCCAGAACTCATCGAGGGAAGTGGAAAGCGGCGTCAAGCTGGTGCGCGATACCGGCCAGGCCTTGAAGACCATCGGCGGCTTCATCACCCAGATCAATCACCACATGGATTCGATCGCCACCTCTGCGAAAGAACAGTCGATCGGACTGAGCGAAGTGAACGTCGCGGTCAATCAGATGGACCAGACCACACAACAGAACGCAGCGATGGTGGAAGAATCGACTGCAGCATCCGATTCACTGGCGCAGGAGGCCCAGAAGCTTCGCGAACTTGTCGCACAGTTCAGGCTCGACGAGGTGGTCTCCAGCCATTCCGCAGCCCTCCGCTCGACGGCAAAATCCATGGCCCAGCCCATCGGCCGTGGGGCCATCCATGCGGTGGCGGCACGCCGTTGA
- a CDS encoding TetR/AcrR family transcriptional regulator produces the protein MTAQKKLTRAEQKALRPIQILDAAFEEFVRNGFTGARVDDIADRVGVTKGTVYVYFETKEKLFEAMISHFSVPFQELLEITAGLSGSATDRLMSILGLLYDQIAEDRTTRELTRLVISEGQRFPDLIDRHHDEFIAPIIARIDALILEGVALGEFREIPVEFSDIVVAPILTTTVLRLIFDDRRVPTPDKDAFMRAYFDLLFNGLLAERR, from the coding sequence ATGACAGCTCAGAAGAAACTCACACGCGCGGAACAGAAGGCGCTGCGACCCATCCAGATCCTGGATGCCGCATTCGAGGAATTCGTCAGAAACGGGTTCACGGGCGCCCGCGTCGACGACATCGCAGACAGGGTCGGCGTCACCAAAGGCACGGTCTACGTTTACTTCGAGACGAAGGAAAAGCTCTTCGAAGCCATGATCAGTCACTTCTCCGTCCCCTTTCAGGAACTGCTTGAAATCACCGCTGGCCTCAGCGGCAGCGCCACCGACAGGCTGATGTCCATTCTCGGTCTGCTTTACGACCAAATCGCGGAGGATCGTACAACCCGCGAATTGACGCGTCTGGTCATTTCGGAAGGACAGCGCTTCCCCGACCTGATCGATCGCCACCACGATGAATTCATCGCGCCGATTATCGCAAGGATCGACGCTCTCATCCTGGAAGGTGTTGCGTTGGGGGAATTTCGCGAAATTCCTGTCGAATTTTCCGACATCGTGGTTGCGCCGATTCTGACGACGACGGTTCTGCGGCTGATATTCGATGATCGCCGGGTGCCGACGCCCGACAAGGACGCCTTCATGCGCGCCTATTTCGACCTGCTGTTCAACGGGCTGCTTGCCGAACGTCGCTGA
- a CDS encoding DUF4272 domain-containing protein, translated as MVKRIFSALLALVLPVQAAVSQPPDDAQARKARSVAQLQSEGVPTIDHLPSIEAESDSTRRDKRAVVQRAIALAIVAVKGETGDHSMGQALIRQFDAASFFTPKEQAFMDDPDPSEQDRVNFAWRYEGVHVMLWALGITADLERPDHICDVPSIAGTLRELGTDGLMRRARLRPQKELLDAADLIYRYDWAAVNARLKGEEAPAGLDKGVVYERHYALNWLIGYLNQDWDDISTDT; from the coding sequence ATGGTGAAGCGCATATTTTCCGCCCTTCTTGCGTTGGTCCTGCCGGTACAGGCAGCCGTTTCTCAACCCCCTGATGACGCACAGGCACGCAAAGCCCGGTCTGTCGCCCAGCTTCAGTCGGAAGGCGTGCCGACCATCGATCATCTGCCGTCCATCGAGGCAGAGAGCGACAGTACCCGCCGCGATAAAAGAGCAGTCGTTCAGCGCGCTATCGCGCTTGCGATCGTTGCCGTAAAAGGCGAGACTGGTGATCACTCGATGGGCCAGGCTCTCATCCGGCAATTCGATGCAGCAAGTTTCTTCACCCCCAAGGAACAGGCGTTCATGGACGACCCCGATCCTTCGGAGCAGGACCGGGTGAACTTCGCTTGGCGCTATGAGGGCGTGCACGTCATGTTATGGGCGCTCGGGATCACGGCCGATCTCGAACGTCCCGACCATATTTGCGATGTGCCATCCATCGCCGGGACGCTTCGCGAACTCGGCACCGACGGGCTGATGCGCCGCGCCAGGCTGCGTCCGCAGAAAGAACTGCTCGACGCCGCCGACCTGATCTACCGCTACGATTGGGCGGCCGTGAATGCACGGCTGAAGGGCGAGGAGGCGCCGGCCGGACTGGACAAGGGCGTGGTTTACGAGCGCCACTACGCCCTCAACTGGCTGATCGGTTACCTGAATCAGGACTGGGATGATATTTCCACCGATACGTGA
- a CDS encoding efflux RND transporter periplasmic adaptor subunit, which translates to MRTILFATAIVCTIGLVSCSESDGPKEPGARQVGVVVAKSEPLSDGGALTGEVRARVQTDLSFRVSGKIIERLVEVGQSVKAGQVLARIDPEEQKADLDVAAANLQSAEAQQTQAQLAFDRQQSLFRTQVTTRAALDQAQEALLTAQASTKSAQALFETAQDTLSYTELKADADGVITARNAEVGQVAQAAQVVFTLAHDGDRDAVFEVVESAFLRPIDGDGTVNLLANPSQKITAKVREISPTIDSSTGTIRVKVAISSDAPIPLGAPVVGKFNYVPQDVIQLPWSAMTSKDGKPAVWIVDPASSAVAVRAIEVARYETGSFVVKSGVSAGDVVVTDGTKFLRPGETVSYVKEASK; encoded by the coding sequence ATGAGAACCATTCTGTTCGCCACAGCGATCGTATGCACGATCGGTCTCGTCTCCTGCAGCGAATCGGACGGGCCGAAAGAACCCGGCGCGCGGCAGGTCGGCGTCGTCGTGGCCAAGTCTGAGCCGCTGAGTGATGGCGGTGCGCTGACGGGAGAGGTGCGCGCCCGGGTCCAGACCGATCTGTCCTTCCGGGTCAGCGGCAAGATCATCGAACGGCTGGTCGAAGTCGGTCAGTCAGTGAAGGCGGGGCAGGTACTGGCGCGCATCGATCCCGAAGAGCAGAAGGCCGATCTCGATGTGGCCGCGGCCAATCTTCAGTCGGCTGAAGCCCAGCAGACCCAGGCACAGCTCGCCTTCGACCGTCAGCAGAGCCTGTTTCGGACGCAGGTGACGACGCGCGCCGCACTCGACCAGGCACAGGAGGCGCTTCTGACCGCGCAGGCCTCGACGAAGTCGGCGCAGGCGCTCTTCGAGACCGCGCAGGACACCCTGTCCTATACGGAGCTGAAAGCCGATGCCGATGGCGTGATCACCGCCCGCAATGCCGAGGTCGGGCAGGTGGCGCAGGCCGCCCAGGTTGTCTTCACCCTTGCCCATGACGGCGACAGGGACGCCGTCTTCGAAGTGGTCGAGAGTGCGTTCCTGCGCCCGATCGACGGCGACGGCACCGTGAACCTGCTTGCGAACCCCTCGCAGAAGATCACGGCGAAGGTGCGCGAGATATCGCCGACGATCGATTCTTCCACCGGCACCATCAGGGTCAAGGTCGCGATATCGAGCGATGCTCCCATTCCTCTCGGCGCTCCCGTCGTCGGAAAATTCAACTACGTCCCGCAGGACGTGATCCAGCTGCCCTGGTCGGCAATGACCTCAAAGGACGGCAAACCGGCCGTCTGGATCGTCGATCCTGCATCCTCTGCGGTTGCGGTGAGAGCGATCGAGGTCGCCCGTTACGAGACCGGCAGCTTCGTCGTCAAGTCGGGCGTGTCGGCGGGAGATGTCGTGGTGACCGACGGGACCAAATTCCTCAGGCCCGGTGAAACCGTGTCTTATGTCAAGGAAGCATCCAAGTGA
- a CDS encoding efflux RND transporter permease subunit — protein MKSFNLSDWALEHRSLVWYFMIVFILAGAFSYLNLGREEDPNFTIKTMVITAQWPGASAQEVTRQVTDRIEKKLQELESLDYTKSQTVAGQTTVFVELLPTTKAKDVAPTWLRIRNMIADIKGDFPSGVVGPFFNDRFGDVFGNIYAFTSDGLTQRQLRDLVENARSEVLTVPNVGKVDVIGAQDEAIYLEFSTRQIAALGIDQQSVIQTLQAQNAVTQSGFVDAGPERIALRVSGQFTSEESLRSINLRINDRFFPLTDVATIKRGYVDPPSALFRFNGEPAIGLAIGMKQGANLLEFGEALDARMKQVVADLPIGVDVHRVSDQPHVVDEAVSGFTRALFEAIVIVLVISFISLGLRAGMVVAISIPLVLAITFVVMEYSGISLQRISLGALIIALGLLVDDAMIAVEMMVARLEAGDDLRKAATHVYTSTAFPMLTGTLVTVAGFIPVGLNSSAAGEFTFTLFVVIAVSLVVSWIVAVLFTPLLGVTILPKTMKSHHEKKGRFAAVFSWLLGLAMRWRWVTIVLTVVVFALSVGGMGLVQQQFFPNSDRTELVIDWNLPHNSSIAETNRQMAKFEKEMLADNKDIDHWTTYVGQGAPRFILSFDVQTPDVTFGQTIIVTKGLDVRDKVRAELQDYLTKTFPGTDAFVKLLDIGPPVGKPVQYRISGPDIQKVRDISQQFAGVVGTHPLLSNMVLDWNEPSRVVKVDVLQDKARQLGVSSEDIATALNGIVEGSTATQIRDDIYLVNVIGRARASERDSVQTLENLQLSTSNGKVVPLSAVANFRFELEQPTIWRRDRQPTITLKAAVIGSTQPATIVDQLKPKVEEFQKNLPVGYKVEIGGAVESSAEAQGPIAAVAPLMLFTMATILMIQLQSFSRLFLVFAVAPTALIGVVAALLLSNAPMGFVAILGILALIGILIRNSVILVVQIEHLRAEGVTPWQAVIEATEHRMRPIMLTAAAATLALIPISREIFWGPMAYAMMGGIVIGTALTLLFLPALYVAWFRIPRDEGTRAEATAEA, from the coding sequence GTGAAGTCCTTCAATCTTTCCGACTGGGCGCTCGAGCACCGTTCGCTCGTCTGGTACTTCATGATTGTCTTCATTCTCGCAGGCGCATTCTCCTACCTGAACCTCGGCCGCGAGGAAGATCCGAACTTTACCATCAAGACGATGGTGATCACCGCCCAGTGGCCCGGCGCATCCGCCCAAGAGGTGACGCGGCAGGTGACCGACAGGATCGAGAAGAAGCTCCAGGAACTGGAATCGCTCGACTACACCAAAAGCCAGACTGTTGCCGGTCAGACCACCGTCTTCGTCGAATTGCTGCCGACGACAAAGGCTAAGGATGTCGCGCCGACCTGGCTGCGCATCCGCAACATGATCGCCGACATCAAGGGAGATTTCCCGAGCGGGGTCGTTGGTCCCTTCTTCAATGACCGCTTCGGCGACGTGTTCGGCAACATCTACGCGTTCACCAGTGACGGGCTGACCCAGCGCCAGCTTCGCGATCTCGTGGAAAATGCGCGCTCCGAAGTTCTCACGGTACCCAATGTCGGCAAGGTCGACGTGATCGGCGCCCAGGACGAGGCGATCTATCTTGAATTCTCCACGCGCCAGATCGCAGCGCTCGGCATCGACCAGCAGTCTGTTATCCAGACGTTGCAGGCCCAGAACGCCGTCACCCAATCCGGCTTCGTCGATGCCGGTCCGGAGCGCATCGCATTGCGGGTGAGCGGACAGTTCACCTCCGAGGAAAGCCTGCGCTCGATCAACCTTCGCATCAACGACCGCTTCTTCCCGCTGACCGATGTCGCCACCATCAAGCGCGGTTATGTCGATCCACCCTCGGCTTTGTTCCGCTTCAACGGCGAGCCGGCGATCGGACTAGCCATCGGCATGAAGCAGGGCGCCAATCTGCTGGAGTTCGGCGAGGCGCTCGACGCGCGGATGAAACAGGTCGTCGCCGATCTTCCGATCGGGGTGGACGTCCACCGCGTCTCCGATCAGCCGCACGTCGTCGACGAGGCTGTCTCCGGCTTTACCCGCGCGCTCTTCGAAGCGATCGTCATCGTCCTCGTCATCAGCTTCATCAGCCTCGGCCTGCGCGCCGGCATGGTGGTGGCGATCTCCATTCCTCTCGTGCTGGCAATCACGTTTGTGGTGATGGAATACTCCGGCATTTCGCTTCAGCGCATCTCGCTCGGTGCGCTCATCATTGCGCTCGGGCTGCTCGTCGACGACGCCATGATCGCCGTCGAGATGATGGTGGCTCGCCTGGAGGCAGGTGACGATCTGAGGAAAGCCGCCACCCACGTCTATACGTCGACGGCCTTTCCGATGCTGACTGGAACACTTGTCACCGTCGCCGGCTTCATCCCGGTCGGTCTCAACAGCAGTGCGGCCGGCGAATTCACCTTCACGCTTTTCGTCGTCATCGCGGTTTCGCTTGTGGTGTCCTGGATCGTCGCCGTGCTGTTCACGCCGCTTCTCGGCGTCACGATCCTGCCGAAGACGATGAAGTCGCATCACGAGAAGAAGGGTCGTTTCGCCGCCGTGTTCTCCTGGCTTTTGGGGCTGGCGATGCGCTGGCGTTGGGTCACCATCGTGCTGACGGTCGTCGTCTTCGCCCTTTCGGTCGGGGGCATGGGGCTGGTGCAGCAGCAGTTCTTCCCGAACTCGGACAGAACAGAGCTCGTCATCGACTGGAACCTGCCCCACAACAGCTCGATCGCCGAGACAAACAGGCAGATGGCCAAGTTCGAAAAGGAGATGCTGGCCGATAACAAGGATATCGATCATTGGACAACCTATGTCGGCCAGGGCGCGCCGCGCTTCATCCTGTCCTTTGACGTGCAAACGCCCGATGTCACCTTCGGACAGACCATCATCGTCACCAAAGGCCTCGACGTGCGCGACAAGGTGCGGGCGGAACTGCAGGATTATCTGACGAAGACCTTCCCCGGCACAGACGCCTTCGTGAAGCTTCTCGATATCGGCCCGCCGGTGGGCAAACCGGTCCAGTACCGGATCAGCGGCCCGGATATCCAAAAGGTACGTGATATCTCCCAGCAGTTTGCAGGCGTTGTCGGTACTCATCCGCTGCTGTCGAACATGGTGCTGGACTGGAACGAGCCTTCGCGGGTGGTGAAGGTCGATGTGCTGCAGGACAAGGCGCGCCAGCTCGGCGTCTCTTCCGAGGACATCGCGACCGCCCTCAACGGCATTGTCGAAGGTTCGACCGCGACGCAGATCCGCGACGATATCTACCTGGTCAATGTCATCGGCCGGGCCAGGGCGTCCGAGCGCGATTCCGTCCAGACGCTTGAGAATCTGCAGCTCTCGACCTCCAATGGCAAGGTCGTGCCGCTCTCGGCCGTGGCGAATTTCCGCTTCGAACTTGAGCAGCCAACGATCTGGCGTCGCGACAGGCAGCCCACCATCACGCTCAAGGCGGCCGTCATCGGTTCGACACAGCCGGCTACGATTGTCGATCAGCTGAAGCCGAAGGTGGAGGAATTCCAGAAGAACCTTCCTGTCGGATACAAGGTGGAAATCGGCGGCGCCGTCGAATCCAGCGCCGAGGCGCAAGGGCCGATTGCGGCCGTGGCTCCGCTGATGCTGTTTACGATGGCGACGATCCTGATGATCCAGCTGCAGAGCTTCAGCCGCCTCTTCCTGGTCTTTGCGGTCGCGCCGACGGCCCTGATCGGCGTGGTGGCGGCGCTCTTGCTCAGCAATGCTCCCATGGGCTTCGTCGCCATCCTCGGCATTCTGGCGCTGATCGGCATTCTGATCCGCAACTCGGTCATCCTCGTGGTGCAGATCGAGCATCTGCGTGCCGAAGGTGTGACGCCATGGCAGGCGGTCATCGAGGCGACCGAACACCGCATGCGGCCGATCATGCTGACGGCGGCGGCGGCAACCCTCGCGCTGATCCCGATCTCGCGCGAGATCTTCTGGGGTCCGATGGCCTACGCCATGATGGGCGGCATCGTCATCGGCACGGCCCTCACCCTGCTGTTCCTGCCGGCGCTCTACGTCGCATGGTTCAGAATTCCAAGGGATGAGGGTACTCGGGCCGAAGCCACGGCAGAGGCATGA